The Xenorhabdus doucetiae genome has a window encoding:
- a CDS encoding phage tail-collar fiber domain-containing protein — translation MSSVITLDFEKWKAQQVAAGNAVILDEFIFANVPGLDPSQDISRSEQLPAAQYIVHRQAVNKTGLASENAVAYSVTLGTEVGNFDFNWIGLLNKASGVIGMITHAPAQKKIKTANGLQGNVLTRSFLLEFDGAAKETAITTTAETWQIDFTARLSGMDEMQRLINTDSYGEAAFFGDGFAVIRNGDQYTVKKGLAYVGGLRGVLEHDQTLNTMRNTRVYADFSYQGNLVSQWKTVVKITVANDLKNYVDAAGYPHYVFAIASIDGNGNVIDLRPKGALSDRAIADLNTRKINGKSLSSDVNLNANDINAVSVFGGVIISDNKIIELRNATPNAANYIYGTDARGNARYLLGCGSGKNTVSLTNNQTQTDLEIGDKRAFIDGEEIATVKIVNDNANGRVPVTRKINGKSMRYDVFLNAGDVNAVSAFGGTIISDNKVIELRNATPGAANYIYGTDASGDARYLLGCGAESNHVSLTNVKTSTHLEVGNGSVSLNGKLLATVETIPTDILVKSTTGHWKNVDTGMILQWGTINMTYPGTYPIQFPAMFPTECVNVQMTISDSANNPSINNVQARDRTTTGFTAITAENGIQCNWFAVGY, via the coding sequence ATGTCCTCAGTGATTACCTTGGACTTTGAAAAATGGAAAGCGCAACAAGTCGCTGCCGGAAACGCAGTAATACTGGACGAGTTTATTTTTGCTAATGTGCCGGGTTTAGATCCGTCTCAGGATATTAGCCGCAGTGAGCAACTGCCTGCCGCGCAATATATCGTACACCGTCAGGCGGTGAATAAAACCGGGCTTGCCAGTGAGAACGCCGTGGCTTACAGCGTCACATTGGGCACCGAAGTGGGTAACTTTGATTTTAACTGGATTGGCTTGCTGAATAAGGCGTCGGGCGTGATTGGCATGATCACCCATGCGCCAGCCCAGAAGAAAATCAAGACCGCCAACGGCTTGCAGGGCAACGTCTTAACCCGTTCTTTCTTGCTGGAGTTTGACGGCGCGGCCAAAGAGACGGCCATCACCACGACAGCCGAAACATGGCAGATTGATTTTACCGCGCGTTTGTCCGGTATGGATGAAATGCAGCGCCTGATCAATACCGACAGCTACGGCGAGGCGGCTTTTTTCGGCGATGGCTTTGCGGTGATCCGCAACGGTGATCAGTACACGGTGAAAAAAGGGTTGGCCTATGTCGGCGGGCTGCGCGGGGTATTGGAACATGACCAAACGTTAAACACGATGCGCAATACCCGTGTGTATGCCGATTTTAGCTATCAGGGCAATCTGGTGAGCCAGTGGAAGACGGTTGTTAAAATTACCGTTGCGAATGACCTGAAAAATTATGTGGATGCGGCGGGGTATCCGCATTATGTGTTTGCGATTGCGAGTATTGATGGTAACGGGAATGTGATTGATTTGCGTCCTAAAGGCGCATTGAGTGATCGTGCTATTGCAGACCTCAATACCCGAAAAATTAACGGAAAATCGCTATCATCTGACGTCAATTTGAATGCGAATGATATAAATGCTGTTTCTGTGTTCGGAGGGGTGATCATTTCAGATAACAAAATAATCGAATTGAGAAACGCGACGCCGAACGCTGCAAACTATATTTATGGAACTGACGCCCGCGGAAATGCACGCTATCTGCTAGGTTGTGGTTCAGGAAAAAACACTGTGTCGTTAACTAATAACCAGACGCAAACTGATCTGGAGATCGGTGATAAACGCGCGTTTATCGACGGCGAGGAAATTGCAACGGTAAAAATAGTTAACGACAACGCTAACGGGCGAGTGCCAGTTACTCGGAAAATAAACGGAAAATCAATGCGATATGATGTTTTTTTGAATGCTGGCGATGTGAATGCGGTATCTGCATTTGGGGGTACAATTATTTCAGACAATAAAGTTATTGAATTGAGAAATGCGACGCCCGGTGCTGCAAACTACATTTATGGAACTGATGCCAGCGGAGACGCTCGTTATCTGTTGGGCTGCGGTGCCGAATCCAATCATGTGTCATTAACTAATGTGAAAACGAGTACACATTTAGAAGTGGGAAACGGGTCAGTATCGTTAAATGGGAAATTATTGGCTACCGTTGAAACCATCCCAACAGATATATTGGTTAAATCAACTACTGGACACTGGAAAAACGTTGACACAGGTATGATCTTACAGTGGGGGACAATCAATATGACGTATCCGGGGACGTATCCGATACAGTTCCCCGCAATGTTTCCAACGGAATGTGTCAATGTGCAGATGACAATATCAGATTCTGCCAATAATCCCAGTATAAACAATGTGCAGGCACGCGACCGCACCACAACGGGGTTTACTGCCATTACGGCGGAAAATGGTATCCAATGCAACTGGTTCGCAGTGGGGTATTAA
- a CDS encoding phage tail protein, with the protein MAEFRERLARLALPSWMNKGEPAKLLQAARVFWLGVYDWLKWPLAQLDAETCSEALLSVLAYQRDIQRFNGEPLPLFRKRVKYAFINAKDAGSVAGFIAIFDRLGVGYVELLERQPGIDWDVIILRLSDGQIAANPDLLMNIIRQYGRTCRRYRFEVIAKNQLLMRAGSVGADYCCYAAAMPTQPLLLRVGHIAGVAVCDHASLKENTAPNVTYGASL; encoded by the coding sequence ATGGCTGAGTTCCGGGAACGTCTCGCCCGGCTGGCGTTGCCCTCATGGATGAACAAGGGCGAACCCGCCAAGTTATTGCAGGCGGCGCGGGTATTCTGGTTGGGCGTGTATGACTGGTTAAAGTGGCCGTTAGCCCAACTGGACGCCGAAACCTGTTCAGAGGCGCTGTTGTCGGTGCTGGCGTACCAGCGGGATATCCAGCGCTTTAACGGTGAACCGCTGCCGTTGTTTCGCAAGCGGGTGAAATACGCCTTTATCAATGCCAAAGACGCGGGCAGCGTGGCAGGTTTCATTGCCATCTTTGATCGGCTGGGCGTGGGCTATGTCGAATTGCTGGAGCGCCAGCCGGGCATTGACTGGGATGTGATTATCCTGCGCCTCAGCGACGGCCAGATAGCCGCCAATCCCGATTTGCTGATGAATATCATCCGCCAGTATGGCCGCACCTGCCGCCGCTACCGTTTTGAGGTGATCGCCAAAAATCAATTGCTGATGCGGGCAGGCAGCGTGGGGGCAGACTATTGCTGTTATGCCGCTGCCATGCCGACCCAGCCGTTATTGTTAAGAGTCGGCCATATCGCGGGCGTTGCCGTCTGTGACCATGCCAGCCTCAAGGAAAATACCGCACCGAATGTCACTTACGGTGCTTCATTATAA